The Mucilaginibacter yixingensis genome window below encodes:
- a CDS encoding FecR family protein, whose protein sequence is MKPISPELIEKYLRGECTLEEKAIVLKWYNSFDAKMDHYETLTDLQKQELSTRMFDNIESGIHPDQEIKNNRVKYLKRVVYFIGAAAAIILVIYLPGLLKPQRSTQATASVQDEEIVITNRSQAIAKQILPDNSIVWLSPDAQIKYHKIFKKELREVTLSGESFFEVTKDKAHPFVVYSKNITTRVWGTSFRIRDFKNSSLAEVAVVTGKVSVTIAPDNQRKGLFKSNAGLKDNVMLLPRQNVIYEKAQNNLQIGKVNTASSISIWEKASLSFDNVPLKEVVSALNKQFNVEIILQDKELGNYLLQADFNDQSLPDVMEMLKKLLRLTYVTDGKKFMLQKGYSI, encoded by the coding sequence ATGAAACCAATTTCGCCTGAATTGATAGAAAAATACCTGCGGGGAGAATGCACCCTGGAAGAAAAGGCTATCGTATTGAAGTGGTACAATTCGTTTGATGCTAAAATGGATCATTACGAAACGCTAACGGACCTGCAAAAACAGGAATTAAGTACGCGTATGTTTGACAATATCGAATCGGGCATCCATCCTGATCAAGAAATAAAAAATAATAGGGTAAAATACCTCAAACGCGTTGTTTATTTTATCGGTGCCGCCGCTGCTATTATCCTGGTGATTTATCTCCCGGGCTTACTGAAACCTCAAAGATCAACACAAGCAACTGCTTCTGTTCAGGATGAGGAAATTGTGATCACCAACCGTTCGCAGGCCATAGCAAAGCAAATCCTTCCAGACAACAGTATTGTGTGGCTTAGTCCCGATGCTCAAATTAAGTATCATAAAATATTTAAAAAGGAGTTGCGGGAAGTGACTTTGTCCGGTGAATCATTTTTTGAAGTAACTAAAGATAAAGCCCACCCATTTGTGGTTTACAGTAAGAACATAACAACCCGGGTTTGGGGCACAAGTTTCAGGATACGTGATTTCAAAAATTCATCTCTCGCCGAAGTTGCGGTGGTTACCGGTAAGGTCTCGGTTACGATTGCCCCGGATAATCAGCGCAAAGGCTTATTCAAATCAAACGCCGGTTTGAAAGACAATGTGATGCTGTTACCGCGTCAAAATGTTATTTATGAAAAAGCACAGAATAACCTGCAGATCGGTAAAGTCAATACGGCATCGTCTATCAGTATTTGGGAAAAAGCCAGTCTTTCTTTTGACAATGTTCCTTTAAAAGAAGTGGTCTCGGCGTTAAACAAACAATTTAATGTGGAAATCATCCTGCAGGATAAAGAGTTGGGTAATTACCTGCTCCAGGCCGATTTTAATGACCAAAGTCTGCCGGACGTTATGGAGATGTTAAAAAAACTGTTAAGGCTCACCTATGTAACAGATGGGAAGAAATTTATGTTGCAAAAGGGCTATTCCATTTAA
- a CDS encoding TniQ family protein, whose translation MSFNLFETRNNQLLPALCKPFPDELLSSWMARMAYQHGLTTKEMCAYIWPSYSGNPDIDRIVGDANLNILAEKTNCTFAEVNATTMAFYKHVLFAQKNLLYAPEQWIIPSKRIGSKSGYMQHSSGLMFCPKCLESEPYFKKQWRLAISFACTKCGYYLIESCPHCHKGNSFIDVRQPNFAHQSVYEHMVYCHHCGKDVTDCEPEIAPVRVVKTQQLLFEIMEHGLNEKVIYTESYFKVLHHMASLLLIDKQTDRNIKKLAEYVYWENNLSHSDLRPYNDTIVLRDLPVKKRAVVIMLAHWVLQDWPHRFIDLCLTHKVKKSSLLSDFPNAPYWFWEAVRHGLEPSFPAKLDNLKHDNTDTCTVRMKEPCLKRLDYDYDEYFYDDNKYEDDDSDCINPDNIERIQRLYGIDDTRRLRYLFNREECWN comes from the coding sequence ATGAGCTTTAACCTGTTTGAAACGAGAAATAATCAACTGCTACCGGCGCTTTGTAAACCTTTTCCCGATGAACTTTTGAGCAGTTGGATGGCAAGAATGGCTTATCAGCATGGATTGACCACAAAGGAAATGTGCGCCTACATTTGGCCAAGCTATAGTGGCAACCCAGACATTGACCGTATAGTAGGCGATGCCAATCTTAATATACTGGCTGAGAAGACCAATTGCACTTTTGCAGAGGTTAATGCCACAACGATGGCCTTTTATAAGCATGTGCTGTTTGCTCAAAAAAACCTGTTGTATGCCCCGGAGCAATGGATCATACCCAGTAAAAGGATAGGAAGCAAAAGTGGTTATATGCAGCATAGCTCCGGCCTGATGTTCTGCCCTAAATGCCTGGAAAGCGAACCCTACTTTAAAAAACAATGGCGCTTAGCCATATCATTTGCCTGTACCAAATGTGGATATTACCTGATAGAAAGTTGCCCGCATTGCCATAAAGGCAACTCCTTTATTGATGTGCGCCAGCCTAACTTCGCTCATCAAAGCGTCTATGAACATATGGTTTATTGTCACCATTGCGGCAAGGATGTTACGGATTGTGAACCGGAAATTGCACCTGTTCGGGTTGTTAAAACCCAGCAGCTACTCTTTGAAATCATGGAACACGGGCTTAACGAAAAAGTCATTTACACAGAGTCCTACTTCAAAGTTCTGCATCACATGGCCTCATTATTACTAATCGACAAACAGACTGACAGAAATATAAAAAAGCTTGCAGAGTATGTTTATTGGGAGAATAATCTGTCTCACAGCGATCTTCGTCCGTATAATGATACTATAGTCCTCCGAGACTTGCCAGTTAAAAAAAGAGCGGTCGTTATCATGCTGGCACATTGGGTGCTGCAAGACTGGCCGCATAGGTTCATTGATCTCTGCCTTACTCATAAGGTTAAAAAGAGTAGCCTATTATCCGACTTCCCCAATGCGCCTTACTGGTTCTGGGAGGCAGTTCGTCACGGTTTAGAACCATCCTTTCCGGCCAAACTTGATAACCTAAAACACGATAACACAGATACCTGTACAGTCAGAATGAAAGAACCCTGCCTTAAAAGGCTCGATTATGACTATGATGAATACTTTTACGATGACAATAAATATGAAGACGATGATTCCGACTGTATCAATCCGGACAATATAGAAAGGATACAGCGATTGTATGGTATCGACGATACAAGAAGACTAAGATACCTGTTTAACCGTGAGGAGTGCTGGAATTGA
- a CDS encoding TniB family NTP-binding protein has protein sequence MTLLTKTNLTSKLSDRERIAHIKADYWIPYKRAKEVLQTLEDLMDHPKTTRMPALLLCARTSNGKSHLLQKFFDAYRPVVTPETENLTIPVVYVQAPPKPVEKAFFVNILEALNAPYRVSSNEIALRYQVFKILRAVGTRILIIDEIHHILAGAYLNQRAFLNEIKGLANDLQIVIVGAGIRDALSAINTDRQISNRFEPAILPTWKLDGDYFRLLSSFEAMLPLHESSNLTKEDIAIKILGMSGGTIGEISTIIKKAAIMAIHTGKEHIDILY, from the coding sequence ATGACCCTTTTAACAAAAACAAATCTTACTTCTAAATTGTCTGACCGCGAGCGGATCGCCCATATCAAAGCTGACTACTGGATACCCTACAAACGTGCAAAAGAAGTACTGCAAACGCTGGAAGACCTGATGGATCATCCGAAGACCACACGTATGCCTGCACTTTTACTTTGCGCCCGGACATCCAACGGCAAATCCCACCTTTTGCAAAAGTTCTTTGATGCCTACAGGCCGGTCGTAACGCCTGAAACAGAGAACTTGACCATCCCGGTTGTGTATGTGCAGGCACCTCCCAAACCGGTTGAAAAAGCTTTCTTTGTCAATATATTAGAAGCATTAAATGCTCCTTACCGTGTTTCCAGCAACGAGATTGCGCTTCGTTACCAGGTGTTTAAGATCTTGCGGGCCGTGGGAACGCGCATCCTGATCATTGATGAGATACACCATATACTGGCCGGTGCATATCTGAACCAACGCGCTTTTCTAAACGAGATCAAAGGGCTGGCGAATGACCTGCAAATCGTTATTGTTGGCGCAGGTATCCGGGACGCTTTAAGCGCAATCAATACAGACCGGCAAATCTCTAACCGCTTTGAGCCAGCTATATTACCCACCTGGAAACTGGATGGTGATTACTTCCGGCTGTTGTCCAGCTTTGAGGCCATGCTGCCATTACACGAAAGTTCCAACCTGACCAAAGAAGATATTGCCATCAAAATATTGGGGATGTCCGGCGGCACCATTGGCGAAATATCTACCATTATCAAGAAAGCGGCGATCATGGCAATCCACACTGGTAAAGAACATATCGACATACTATACTGA
- a CDS encoding Mu transposase C-terminal domain-containing protein, with translation METAAAPVNGIRALSNLSNAEWEVALKRYYIILPLIDNEPGFTIASVARKSKVTRQTIYRWLERYTQTQSVSSLLKDDTGCPKGTKRIAVDTETIVEEVINSRYLNKQKLSLKKATIDVTLKCREAGLPVPHYSTVRRRIAQISEEQKLARRYDSSIAGYKYDPLLDQFPNADYPLAAVQIDHTKLDILVVDEINRECVGRPWITLAIDVYSRMVVGFYISLDPPGVLGTGLCLSHAILPKELWLSRLDVPGKWPCHGVMRSLYMDNAREFRGRSLERSCQEYGIEINFRPVTKPHYGGHIERLMGTVLREIHALPGTTFSNIKDRKHYDSEGKACFTLTELEKWVADFIVGVYHQRKHSGIGTTPLARYNEGISGNLHQIGVGKDIRMIDELKLKLDFMPFEERTVQRYGVSIDGIAYYGDILRKWIHAYNQPNSMDRSKRKFAFKRDPRDISTIYFYDPETEQYYDIRYRNTSYPSITIWEHKEILRVLKAQGISRVDENIIFETYARLRNMENSAVNNTASAKRRRNQTRKNYATANNIRNQFMQVVEPDDTETEFKYDPNAVYLPFEDLEHDPFNKNKSYF, from the coding sequence ATGGAAACAGCAGCAGCACCGGTAAACGGCATTAGAGCATTATCCAATCTTTCAAATGCTGAGTGGGAAGTTGCTTTAAAGCGCTATTATATCATATTACCCCTCATTGATAATGAGCCAGGCTTTACAATCGCATCAGTTGCCAGAAAGTCAAAAGTAACCAGGCAGACTATTTACAGGTGGTTGGAACGGTACACGCAAACCCAATCTGTATCCTCGTTGCTTAAAGATGATACCGGATGCCCTAAAGGAACAAAGCGGATCGCCGTAGACACGGAAACCATTGTTGAAGAAGTTATCAATAGCCGGTATCTTAACAAACAAAAGCTTTCTTTAAAGAAAGCTACTATCGATGTAACACTGAAGTGCCGCGAGGCGGGCCTGCCTGTCCCTCATTATAGTACGGTCAGGAGGCGCATCGCCCAGATCAGCGAGGAACAAAAACTGGCGCGCAGATATGACAGCAGTATTGCCGGTTATAAATATGACCCTTTGTTGGATCAGTTTCCCAATGCAGACTACCCGCTTGCCGCAGTACAGATCGATCATACCAAACTTGATATTCTTGTTGTTGACGAGATAAACCGGGAATGTGTCGGCAGGCCCTGGATCACGCTGGCCATTGATGTGTACAGCAGGATGGTCGTCGGCTTTTATATATCGCTGGACCCGCCTGGTGTTTTGGGAACAGGTCTATGTTTATCCCACGCGATATTGCCAAAGGAACTTTGGTTAAGCCGCCTTGATGTGCCTGGTAAATGGCCTTGTCATGGGGTAATGAGATCACTTTACATGGATAACGCCCGCGAGTTCAGAGGCCGTTCGTTAGAACGATCCTGCCAGGAATATGGCATAGAGATCAACTTCCGACCGGTAACCAAACCACATTATGGCGGCCATATCGAACGCCTGATGGGTACCGTACTTCGGGAAATACATGCGTTACCCGGAACGACCTTTTCCAATATAAAAGACAGGAAACATTATGACTCAGAAGGTAAAGCCTGTTTCACTTTAACCGAACTGGAAAAATGGGTCGCCGACTTCATCGTTGGTGTTTACCATCAGCGAAAACATTCCGGCATTGGCACCACGCCACTTGCCCGTTACAACGAAGGAATATCGGGCAATCTGCATCAGATCGGGGTCGGTAAGGATATCAGAATGATAGATGAATTAAAGCTGAAGCTTGACTTTATGCCGTTTGAAGAACGCACGGTTCAGCGCTATGGGGTATCCATCGATGGCATAGCTTATTATGGTGACATCTTGCGGAAATGGATACATGCCTACAACCAGCCCAATTCTATGGACAGGTCTAAAAGGAAGTTTGCCTTTAAAAGAGACCCGAGAGATATCAGCACGATCTACTTTTATGATCCTGAAACTGAGCAATACTATGATATCCGCTACCGGAATACTTCGTATCCGTCCATCACGATCTGGGAGCATAAAGAAATCCTGCGGGTGTTAAAGGCGCAGGGTATATCCCGCGTGGATGAAAATATCATCTTCGAGACCTATGCACGGTTAAGGAATATGGAAAACAGCGCGGTCAATAATACTGCGTCGGCCAAACGCCGCCGAAACCAAACCCGCAAAAATTACGCGACAGCAAATAATATCAGAAATCAGTTTATGCAAGTTGTCGAACCCGATGATACAGAAACCGAGTTCAAATATGACCCCAATGCCGTTTATCTACCTTTTGAAGACTTAGAACATGACCCTTTTAACAAAAACAAATCTTACTTCTAA
- a CDS encoding TnsA endonuclease N-terminal domain-containing protein, producing the protein MFSKPARKIGPNNRSITGKHITGKSPTSQHFESALERDHFSLLEYDPDIVKFTAQPVTIFYSDQGYSRRYTPDVAVYYRPELERKPLLIEVKYQAELIEKKDALEPKFNAARKYAHQNGYEFCVITENEIRTDRLYNIKFLNRYKGQKTDAGLLQIINNRYAQQATLTPLQLINDPSFEINDQLLYTLWQLVADRVLTFDLDEKITMNTKIWKQQQHR; encoded by the coding sequence ATGTTTTCAAAGCCGGCTCGCAAGATCGGGCCAAACAACCGTTCCATTACCGGTAAACATATTACCGGAAAATCGCCTACAAGCCAGCACTTTGAAAGTGCGCTTGAACGTGATCATTTTTCTTTGCTGGAGTATGACCCCGATATTGTAAAATTCACCGCCCAGCCGGTAACCATATTTTATTCAGATCAAGGTTATTCCCGCCGCTATACACCGGATGTTGCCGTTTATTACAGGCCCGAACTGGAACGCAAGCCTTTATTAATAGAAGTAAAGTACCAGGCAGAACTGATCGAAAAAAAAGATGCGCTTGAGCCAAAGTTCAATGCGGCACGAAAGTACGCCCATCAAAATGGCTATGAGTTCTGTGTCATTACAGAAAATGAGATCAGGACAGACCGTTTATACAACATCAAGTTTCTAAATAGGTATAAAGGTCAAAAGACCGATGCCGGTTTATTGCAGATTATTAATAACCGGTATGCGCAACAAGCCACACTTACCCCACTACAGTTAATAAATGACCCTTCATTTGAAATCAATGATCAGCTTCTTTATACGCTTTGGCAATTGGTGGCGGATCGCGTTCTCACTTTTGATCTGGATGAAAAAATAACCATGAACACGAAGATATGGAAACAGCAGCAGCACCGGTAA
- a CDS encoding RNA polymerase sigma-70 factor — MEDLAKITDEQIVSRFNATEDPAVFAEIYRRYHAQLYSAAYKRCSSTDAAEEIVQDLFIKLWKNRSNIKITSSLSGYLFTTIRNMVLNHIQKEAVRKKIQWLSGFEKADYDNSTEESVLVKDLNHHIDSKLSTLPDKCRSVFELSRKHHKSNKQIASELGISEKTVENHITRAIRFLRVSLQFLLIPLLYIFFHKLR; from the coding sequence ATGGAAGATTTGGCAAAAATAACCGATGAACAGATTGTAAGCCGATTCAATGCAACGGAAGACCCTGCTGTTTTTGCTGAGATATATCGTCGTTATCACGCGCAATTGTATTCTGCCGCTTATAAACGTTGCTCTTCCACTGATGCTGCCGAAGAAATTGTTCAGGATTTGTTTATTAAACTCTGGAAGAACCGGTCGAACATTAAAATAACATCATCTTTGAGTGGTTACCTTTTTACAACCATACGAAATATGGTGTTAAACCATATCCAAAAAGAAGCAGTCCGAAAAAAAATCCAATGGTTATCCGGTTTTGAAAAAGCAGACTATGATAATTCCACGGAGGAAAGTGTCCTGGTTAAGGATTTAAATCATCATATCGACAGCAAATTAAGTACACTTCCTGATAAGTGCCGTTCCGTTTTTGAACTGAGCCGCAAACACCATAAAAGCAACAAGCAAATAGCCTCCGAGCTCGGTATTTCAGAAAAAACAGTGGAGAATCATATCACCCGTGCTATCCGGTTTTTACGGGTCAGCCTTCAATTCCTGCTGATCCCCCTGTTATACATTTTTTTCCATAAGTTACGATAG
- a CDS encoding family 43 glycosylhydrolase, producing MKIIYLVLLLTGAALTTIAQHSKVNEISSGVPWFDDRGKVVSAHGANIVSDHGRYYLFGEAHYDNSNAFAGFNCYSSSDLYNWKFEKIALTAQDSGRLGPKRVGERPKVLRCSATGEYVMLMHTDDLGYKDPCIGYATSPTITGPYKFRGPILFNGQPIKKWDMGSFQDTDGSGYLMLHGGLIYKLNSDYRGISELVADNNWHGSESPAIVKKGGSYFWLTSDLTSWEKNDNVYYTATSLKGPWTFQGNFAPKGTLTWNSQTSFVLTIAGTKDTTYMFMGDRWSYPKQASAATYVWQPLKISGTSLGMPEFLESWQVDSRTGIAVVSAPGGKPINMSNKKHVTLAGNWITATSDGSINTTEKGAVLTIRFTGTRISLTGMIRPNGGYASVSLMDSKGRKAFQTLLDTYCKYPATILLYKTPVLAMGTYTLKLTVLGEHGNWSDKAGNIYGSTGNLININRFIVGQ from the coding sequence ATGAAAATAATTTACTTGGTGCTGCTGCTGACGGGTGCGGCTCTTACGACTATCGCACAGCATAGCAAGGTTAATGAGATCAGTTCGGGCGTTCCCTGGTTTGATGATCGTGGTAAAGTGGTCAGCGCACACGGTGCTAATATCGTATCGGATCATGGACGGTATTATCTTTTTGGCGAAGCTCATTATGATAATAGTAATGCGTTCGCGGGCTTTAACTGCTATTCTTCTTCTGATCTTTATAATTGGAAGTTTGAAAAAATTGCCTTAACGGCACAGGATTCGGGCAGGCTTGGGCCAAAGAGGGTCGGCGAACGCCCTAAAGTGCTCCGGTGCTCCGCGACCGGAGAATATGTGATGCTGATGCACACCGACGATCTCGGTTACAAAGACCCGTGCATTGGTTACGCTACCTCGCCCACCATTACCGGTCCTTATAAATTTCGCGGCCCCATCCTTTTTAACGGACAGCCTATCAAAAAATGGGATATGGGATCATTTCAGGATACGGACGGCAGCGGGTACCTGATGTTACACGGCGGATTAATCTATAAACTCAATAGTGATTATCGCGGCATTTCCGAACTGGTGGCCGATAACAATTGGCACGGGTCTGAATCTCCGGCAATCGTCAAAAAAGGGGGAAGCTATTTTTGGCTCACCTCTGACCTGACCAGCTGGGAAAAAAACGATAATGTTTACTACACAGCGACCTCGCTGAAAGGACCCTGGACGTTTCAGGGAAACTTTGCGCCCAAAGGAACGCTCACCTGGAATTCACAGACAAGTTTTGTACTGACCATCGCCGGAACCAAAGACACGACGTATATGTTCATGGGTGACCGCTGGTCCTATCCCAAGCAAGCATCGGCAGCTACCTATGTTTGGCAGCCCCTTAAAATCTCAGGCACCTCGCTGGGTATGCCTGAATTCCTCGAATCATGGCAGGTTGATTCCCGGACAGGAATTGCCGTTGTTTCGGCACCTGGGGGAAAACCCATAAATATGAGTAACAAGAAGCATGTTACCCTGGCCGGAAACTGGATCACTGCAACAAGTGACGGCAGTATCAATACCACCGAAAAGGGTGCCGTCCTCACGATCAGGTTCACCGGAACCCGGATAAGCCTAACCGGGATGATCAGGCCGAACGGCGGTTATGCAAGCGTTTCGCTGATGGACAGTAAGGGAAGAAAAGCATTTCAAACACTATTAGATACTTATTGTAAATACCCGGCTACCATCTTATTATACAAGACACCAGTACTAGCCATGGGCACATATACCCTGAAGCTGACCGTGCTTGGTGAACACGGCAATTGGTCAGACAAGGCAGGGAATATATACGGCAGCACCGGAAACCTAATTAACATAAATAGGTTCATTGTTGGCCAATAG
- a CDS encoding DUF4978 domain-containing protein yields the protein MRKKVNVLTWKKVVLLSTLCVVLGCKKNILQATEGTPGKGADSKNLAVMSTTPISTVDVSLSGSEKYVLRVGGMPYYMTNIQIRIDKLRYWSTYGWSWAQCEALVAQAASDGFNTVSLPIHWYEVEPTKDNFDWTILDTYLGYCNTYNLKMEMLWFGANSGGHAQPLGDASSSVNHLRVPDYVLYSPDANGQSPATTSDYTIDRTYGNYTLNITDVNLRARETYVLGQVMAHIASWDAAHSSKHPVIGVQLNNEFRGGSHDSGTNDITYLSAIGSAVKNSAYVVWTRVNNIHDQPTLTAKINANEALRTGAGTNVDFIGIDDYSNAPDDMESVMPSIGKNFKMIMENDGHNTGRLKLASLAGDTQLDTYNMCGPDNNNLYDQTTVGSYSPHGSYVNEVRTINHMIQTDPVDLALNANRKNLFVHNWKANSTSPSTGGTLSITYTPTTSTDIGISIKRSATEAVLMSVQGGTFTYASSLNVTGASQGYFDASNTWVNQGTVSYTSTSVVVGAGKAVRLTYTGTSGGTGGSSPAPTIVGVGAAAASTGTITPSLPSGLQSNDILLLFVETANQAASISNQNGGTWAVVTGSGAGTGTAGGTDGARLTVFWSRYNGTQGAPTVGDSGDHQLAKMMAIRGAVATGNPWEVVKTDIDTYTDTGGWSTGGTTTKNNDLIVVGDAGALANTTGTNNYNYWSNGDFAAFTEVIDDSTIVGNGGSIGVATGVLTMAGSYSNSTDIHAVATKKSLVGIAIRPL from the coding sequence ATGAGAAAAAAAGTTAACGTGTTAACGTGGAAGAAGGTTGTACTTCTTTCCACATTGTGTGTTGTTTTGGGCTGCAAAAAAAATATCCTTCAGGCCACCGAGGGTACTCCCGGAAAGGGTGCAGATTCCAAGAACCTGGCTGTCATGAGCACGACGCCTATCTCCACAGTCGATGTCAGTTTAAGCGGTTCTGAAAAATATGTCCTCAGAGTTGGCGGTATGCCCTATTACATGACTAATATCCAGATAAGGATCGACAAATTACGTTACTGGTCTACCTATGGTTGGAGCTGGGCCCAGTGCGAGGCTCTGGTTGCCCAGGCAGCATCAGACGGCTTCAATACCGTCAGTCTGCCGATCCACTGGTATGAAGTAGAACCAACAAAGGATAATTTTGATTGGACCATACTAGATACGTATCTTGGTTATTGCAATACTTATAACCTAAAGATGGAAATGCTTTGGTTTGGCGCTAACAGCGGCGGCCACGCCCAGCCGCTCGGTGACGCTTCCAGCAGCGTTAATCATTTACGCGTGCCGGATTATGTATTGTATTCTCCGGATGCGAACGGTCAGTCGCCCGCGACCACCAGCGATTATACCATCGACAGAACATACGGTAATTATACATTGAATATCACAGATGTGAATCTCAGGGCGCGTGAAACCTACGTGCTTGGCCAGGTAATGGCGCACATTGCATCATGGGATGCAGCGCACAGCTCCAAGCATCCGGTTATCGGCGTTCAGTTAAATAATGAATTCAGGGGCGGGAGCCATGATTCAGGCACCAATGACATCACCTACCTAAGTGCTATTGGAAGTGCGGTTAAAAACTCCGCCTATGTCGTGTGGACTCGTGTGAATAATATACACGACCAACCAACTTTAACAGCCAAAATCAATGCCAATGAAGCACTGCGCACTGGTGCCGGCACCAATGTAGATTTCATCGGAATAGATGATTATTCAAACGCCCCCGATGATATGGAGAGCGTGATGCCCTCTATCGGTAAAAATTTTAAAATGATCATGGAAAACGATGGGCATAACACAGGAAGGCTCAAACTAGCCTCGCTCGCCGGCGATACTCAGCTTGACACTTATAACATGTGCGGGCCAGATAACAATAATCTATATGATCAGACCACCGTGGGATCCTATAGCCCTCACGGAAGCTATGTAAACGAAGTGCGAACGATCAACCACATGATCCAGACAGATCCGGTTGACCTCGCCCTTAATGCGAATAGAAAGAACTTATTTGTACACAACTGGAAGGCCAACTCAACATCACCGTCGACTGGTGGCACATTATCGATAACCTATACGCCAACGACAAGCACGGATATCGGGATCAGCATTAAACGGAGTGCCACTGAGGCGGTACTGATGAGTGTTCAGGGCGGTACATTCACTTATGCTTCTTCACTTAATGTGACCGGCGCAAGCCAGGGGTACTTTGACGCCAGCAATACCTGGGTCAATCAGGGGACGGTTTCTTATACCAGTACATCAGTAGTGGTAGGGGCCGGTAAGGCCGTTCGCTTAACCTATACGGGCACCAGCGGCGGTACGGGCGGCAGCTCGCCAGCGCCGACCATAGTGGGTGTAGGCGCTGCAGCAGCCAGTACGGGAACGATCACGCCTTCACTGCCGTCAGGGCTACAGTCAAATGATATCCTTCTACTGTTTGTGGAAACGGCCAATCAGGCAGCGTCCATATCCAACCAAAACGGAGGAACCTGGGCAGTAGTAACGGGGTCAGGCGCAGGTACAGGAACCGCCGGCGGAACTGATGGTGCCCGGCTCACCGTTTTTTGGTCGCGTTATAATGGAACGCAAGGTGCGCCGACCGTAGGTGATTCAGGTGATCACCAACTGGCGAAGATGATGGCCATAAGAGGTGCCGTTGCAACAGGAAACCCATGGGAAGTTGTCAAAACCGATATCGACACATACACGGATACCGGTGGCTGGTCAACTGGTGGAACAACCACGAAAAACAATGATCTGATTGTGGTGGGCGATGCCGGAGCCTTGGCTAATACAACGGGAACTAACAACTATAATTATTGGTCGAACGGAGATTTCGCCGCTTTCACCGAGGTGATTGACGACAGTACGATAGTCGGGAACGGTGGTTCAATCGGCGTTGCTACAGGCGTTTTAACGATGGCCGGTTCTTATTCAAACAGCACTGACATTCATGCGGTGGCAACGAAAAAATCCCTGGTCGGTATAGCCATTAGGCCTCTATAG
- the istB gene encoding IS21-like element helper ATPase IstB, whose product MNTNTLDKLRKLKFYGMYHAFKSCLETGQTAEYTTDELLAHLVEAEWDDRQNRRIERTIMYAKFRYKASVENIHYHADRSIDRNQVMRLADCHFIDRNENLLITGSTGIGKSYIASAIGHQACILGYRVFYASTPKLFAKLKMAKADGSYMKDVAKLERQQLLILDDFGIQPFDAQSRAALMEIIEDRHGKTSLIITSQLPVSKWYEVIGEKTIADAILDRIVHDAHRMELKGESMRKRRPAEPEKSYLQNTL is encoded by the coding sequence ATGAACACGAACACCTTAGACAAACTTCGCAAACTGAAGTTCTATGGCATGTACCATGCCTTTAAAAGCTGCCTGGAAACGGGACAGACCGCAGAATACACCACTGATGAACTGCTGGCCCACCTGGTAGAGGCCGAATGGGACGACCGGCAGAACAGGCGCATAGAGCGTACGATCATGTATGCTAAGTTCCGCTATAAGGCCTCGGTAGAGAACATCCACTACCATGCCGACCGTAGTATCGACCGCAATCAGGTAATGCGCCTGGCAGACTGCCACTTTATTGACCGGAATGAGAACCTGTTGATCACAGGCAGCACCGGTATCGGCAAAAGCTATATCGCTTCTGCTATCGGACACCAAGCCTGCATACTGGGTTACCGCGTGTTCTATGCCAGCACACCCAAACTCTTTGCTAAGCTGAAGATGGCCAAGGCAGATGGTTCCTACATGAAGGATGTAGCCAAACTGGAACGCCAGCAACTACTGATCCTGGATGACTTCGGTATACAACCTTTTGATGCGCAGAGCAGGGCCGCACTGATGGAGATCATTGAGGACAGGCACGGTAAGACATCCCTGATCATCACCTCTCAGCTGCCGGTCAGTAAATGGTATGAGGTCATTGGTGAAAAGACGATCGCTGATGCTATCCTCGACCGCATCGTGCATGATGCGCACCGGATGGAACTAAAGGGAGAGTCGATGAGAAAAAGAAGGCCCGCAGAGCCCGAAAAAAGCTATCTGCAAAACACACTTTAA